GAACCAAGCCAGACAAAAGAGCGCCTAGACCGAATTGGCTACCATAAAGGACTTCAGCAAGCGCAGCGAGCACTTCTCCAATCGTTGCACTTCCGACTCTTGGAACAAAGATAGCCGCAATGGGCGCAGCCATACACCAGAGACCAAAGAGGATTTCATTGGCAAAGGCCTGCAAACCAAGAGGGGCCAAGATCAGGGTGAGAATATCAAACAGATAGCCCGAACCCACAAAAACGCCACCAAAAAAGATAGACAAGAAAGCAAGCAAGATAACATCTTTTAACTGCCATTTTTTCAACATAAAAAACTCCTTTTTTAAAGAAAAGTGGGGCATTCAAGGAGAGCTACCAAAAGGCTTGCCGTCAAGCCTATCCTCTTTTGATAAACAAAAAAACTCCAATTACAAACGAGAATTAGAGTTTAGCTTACAAGATTAGACAGTTCTTTTCGACATACGAAAAAAACCTTTTCACATTTCCCTTCGCCAGTATTAACTGTATCAGGTTCAATGGGTATCATCTCAGCCTAAAGCACCCCAAATGTCTTTATTATTTAATTACTGGACCAGTATAACAGAATTTGAAAGCCCTAGCAAGATATTTGACCGGAAAATATATTTATATAGTTTGTTTGTTCATTCTTTTAATCTACATAAAAGTATTGAATCTGTCCTATAATTCATAACCGATATCAAAAAAAGCTAATTCCAAAGCAACTGCTTGATTCCAGCGTTCCTGAAGCTCTGTCAAATCTTCTCGATTTTTCCCGACACGATTAAGTTCATCAACTAGAAATTGAACCCACTCTGTAAAGAAAGGACCTCTGTGGAGATTGACCCATTCTAAATGAATATAGGCTTCAGGTAGAGCCAAATCTTTAGAACCCCAGTCTAAATAGAGACCTTCTGCAATGACCAGCATGACCAAAAGATGAGCATAGTCTGATGAAGCCACAGCAGAATACATTAAATCCTGAAACGCTTTTGTTACAGGGTGCAAGTTCACTTCTAGATAGTCATGCTCTGCTACATTTAACTCTTTGAAAGCCTTTTGGAAATAACCATCTTCATCTGCTTCAAGAAAGCCTAGTTGCTTGGCAAAACGAAGTTTGGATTCAAGCTGGTCTGCGTGAGCTACACAAGCACCCAGCATGGATAAGAAAGCATCAAAGAAATGATAATCTTGAATCAGGTAGTCTTTTAAGACCTTATTCTCAATTGTCCCCGCAAAAAGTTCCTTAATAAAACGATGATTGATTGCAGCCTGCCAATCCTTCTGACTGCTTTTTAATAATTCTCCAACGATCAAACCTGGCTGAAATGCATAGTCTTGTGTTTCCATATTTATTTTTCCTTTCTTTACTCCTTAGTAATCAATAAAACACCAAGAGATACCAAGCAAAATCGTAATTCCACTTGATACTTTTAAAGAACATCGAGGGCATTTGCAGAAAGCTACCTAAACAAGCCTATCCTCTTTTGATAAACAAAAAA
This genomic stretch from Streptococcus sp. 1643 harbors:
- a CDS encoding ECF transporter S component, which translates into the protein MLKKWQLKDVILLAFLSIFFGGVFVGSGYLFDILTLILAPLGLQAFANEILFGLWCMAAPIAAIFVPRVGSATIGEVLAALAEVLYGSQFGLGALLSGLVQGLGSELGFIVTKNRYESWFSLTANSIGITLFSFVYEYIKLGYYAFSLPFVLSLLVVRFISVFFFCTILVRAIVKLYHQFAAGGKA
- a CDS encoding TenA family protein — its product is METQDYAFQPGLIVGELLKSSQKDWQAAINHRFIKELFAGTIENKVLKDYLIQDYHFFDAFLSMLGACVAHADQLESKLRFAKQLGFLEADEDGYFQKAFKELNVAEHDYLEVNLHPVTKAFQDLMYSAVASSDYAHLLVMLVIAEGLYLDWGSKDLALPEAYIHLEWVNLHRGPFFTEWVQFLVDELNRVGKNREDLTELQERWNQAVALELAFFDIGYEL